ACTGATACTATGACACCAGTCAACAATTCCCTCTCTCTCAGGAATATAGCGGAGGAAAGAGAGTAGGTCTAATGCGGGTGAGCAAAAAAGGAGCATGTATGGTACATGACGACTCAGAACATGATCATGATAATGACGGCAGGAAGGTAAAATGCCTGTCTTGCGGAAGTCCCTATGAGGGTTTCTTCTGCTTTGACTGTCATTCACTCCTTTCCTTCTCCGGAGATATGGACTATTTTACAATGCTGGAGGTTGAGAAGAGGCCTGTTATAGATACAAACTTGTTGAAAGAGAATTTCCTGAAATTGAGCGAGAATGTCCATCCTGACAGGTATTATAATTCCTCCCGTGATGTACAGGAACTTGCACTGAAATCGTCGTCCTTACTCAATAAGGCATATTCGACTTTAAAAGATCCTAAAGAACGGATAAGATACCTTATAAGCCTGGAAAACGACAGGGAGGCGCCTGTATCAAAGCATGCTTCAGCAGAGACAATGGAGTTTTTTATTGAGGCCAGCGATGTATGCAACAAAATAGATAAATTTGCAAAGGAAAAGGACAGAGATGAAAAAACAAGGCAGGATCATCTTAAGAAATTAAATGAGCTTAAGGAAGAAACCGGGAGCAAGTGGGAAGGTGTATTGAGGGAGATCGCGGCGCTGGATAAGGAATGGCTTTCTGACTCAAATGACAGCAGGAAATTAAAGGTACGCCGGCTGACAATATTGTCGCACGAACTCTCCTATCTATCCAAACTGCAGACTTTGATTGATGAGCTGATAGTAGCAATTAGTTAACAGGCATCGCCTGCTTTTAGTACGATAAAACCCACAAGAGGTGTTTTCAGAATGGGCAGAATAATAGGCATAGACCTTGGAACCACAAACTCAGTAGTAGCCATTATTGAAGGCGGGAAACCTGTTGTCATTGAAGATGCTGACAGACAACGGCTTACT
This genomic interval from Nitrospirota bacterium contains the following:
- the hscB gene encoding Fe-S protein assembly co-chaperone HscB, with the protein product MSKKGACMVHDDSEHDHDNDGRKVKCLSCGSPYEGFFCFDCHSLLSFSGDMDYFTMLEVEKRPVIDTNLLKENFLKLSENVHPDRYYNSSRDVQELALKSSSLLNKAYSTLKDPKERIRYLISLENDREAPVSKHASAETMEFFIEASDVCNKIDKFAKEKDRDEKTRQDHLKKLNELKEETGSKWEGVLREIAALDKEWLSDSNDSRKLKVRRLTILSHELSYLSKLQTLIDELIVAIS